A window of the Dickeya dianthicola NCPPB 453 genome harbors these coding sequences:
- the pstC gene encoding phosphate ABC transporter permease PstC, producing MAEHKPTITPPGKQGDILFGALVRLAALLTLLLLGGIIVSLIFASWPSIKTFGFSFLWTKEWDAPAGQFGALVPIYGTIVTSLIALIIAIPISFGIALFLTELAPGWLKRPLGVAIELLAAIPSIVYGMWGLFVFAPLFARYFQQPVGNVFSSIPLVGTLFSGPAFGIGILAAGVILAIMIIPYIAAVMRDVFEQTPVMMKESAYGIGCTTWEVIWHIVLPFTKNGVIGGVMLGLGRALGETMAVTFIIGNTYQLDSLSLYMPGNSITSALANEFAEADTGLHTAALMELGLILFVITFIVLACSKLMIMRLAKNEGAR from the coding sequence ATGGCTGAACACAAGCCAACCATTACACCTCCGGGAAAACAGGGCGACATTCTCTTCGGGGCGCTGGTCAGGCTGGCGGCCCTGTTGACGTTGCTGCTGCTGGGCGGAATTATCGTTTCCCTGATTTTTGCCTCCTGGCCAAGCATTAAAACGTTTGGTTTTTCCTTCCTGTGGACCAAGGAGTGGGATGCGCCAGCCGGGCAATTCGGCGCGCTGGTACCGATTTACGGCACCATCGTGACCTCGCTGATTGCGCTGATCATCGCCATTCCGATTAGTTTCGGTATCGCGCTGTTCCTGACGGAACTGGCGCCGGGCTGGCTGAAACGTCCGCTGGGTGTGGCGATTGAACTGCTGGCCGCGATCCCGAGTATCGTTTACGGCATGTGGGGGCTGTTTGTGTTCGCCCCGTTGTTCGCCAGGTATTTCCAGCAGCCGGTGGGCAACGTGTTCTCCAGTATCCCGCTGGTCGGCACCCTGTTCTCCGGGCCGGCGTTCGGCATCGGCATTCTGGCCGCCGGGGTGATTCTGGCCATCATGATAATTCCTTACATTGCGGCGGTGATGCGTGATGTGTTCGAACAGACGCCGGTGATGATGAAAGAATCGGCTTACGGCATCGGCTGCACTACCTGGGAAGTTATCTGGCACATCGTGCTGCCGTTCACCAAAAACGGCGTGATTGGCGGCGTCATGCTGGGGCTCGGCCGTGCGTTGGGCGAAACGATGGCGGTGACGTTCATCATCGGCAACACCTACCAACTCGACAGCCTCTCGCTCTATATGCCGGGCAACAGCATCACCTCCGCGCTGGCTAACGAATTCGCCGAAGCCGATACCGGGCTGCATACCGCCGCGCTGATGGAACTGGGGCTGATCTTGTTTGTGATTACCTTTATCGTGCTGGCCTGTTCGAAGCTGATGATCATGCGTCTGGCGAAAAACGAAGGAGCGCGCTGA
- the pstS gene encoding phosphate ABC transporter substrate-binding protein PstS, producing the protein MKLMRTTVASIVAASFSLTAISAFAAANLTGAGATFPAPVYAKWADSYEKETGNKVNYQGIGSSGGVKQIIAKTVDFGASDAPLADDKLAQEGLFQFPTVIGGIVLAVNVPGVKTGELTLDGKTLGDIYLGKIKKWNDAAIVKLNPGVKLPDQDIAVVRRADGSGTSYVFTSYLAKVNSEWKEKIGAGNTVNWPTGLGGKGNDGIAAFVQRLPGSIGYVEYAYAKQNSLVYTKLISADGKAVSPTEGSFSNAAKGVDWSKSFAQDLTDQKGADVWPITSTTFILVHKEQSKPEQGREVLKFFDWAYNKGGDQAKALDYATLPKDVVAQVRAAWKTQIKDSSGKALY; encoded by the coding sequence ATGAAACTTATGCGTACCACTGTTGCCAGTATCGTTGCTGCAAGTTTTTCTCTGACGGCGATTTCTGCTTTCGCCGCGGCAAACCTCACTGGTGCAGGTGCGACGTTCCCCGCTCCGGTTTATGCAAAGTGGGCTGATTCTTACGAAAAAGAAACCGGCAACAAAGTTAACTATCAGGGCATCGGTTCTTCGGGCGGCGTGAAGCAAATTATCGCCAAAACCGTGGATTTCGGCGCCTCCGATGCGCCGCTGGCGGATGACAAGTTGGCTCAGGAAGGCCTGTTCCAGTTCCCAACCGTGATTGGCGGTATCGTACTGGCGGTTAACGTGCCGGGTGTGAAAACCGGTGAACTGACGCTGGATGGCAAAACGCTGGGTGACATCTACCTGGGCAAAATCAAGAAATGGAACGACGCAGCCATCGTCAAACTGAACCCGGGCGTGAAACTGCCGGATCAGGATATCGCCGTGGTACGTCGTGCCGACGGTTCCGGTACGTCCTACGTGTTCACCAGCTATCTGGCTAAAGTGAACAGCGAGTGGAAAGAGAAGATTGGCGCGGGCAACACCGTAAACTGGCCGACCGGTCTGGGCGGTAAAGGCAACGACGGTATCGCGGCGTTCGTTCAGCGTCTGCCGGGGTCTATCGGTTACGTTGAGTACGCGTACGCCAAACAGAATAGCCTGGTTTACACCAAGCTGATTTCTGCCGACGGTAAGGCCGTCAGCCCGACGGAAGGGTCTTTCAGCAACGCCGCTAAAGGGGTGGACTGGAGCAAATCCTTCGCGCAGGACCTGACTGACCAGAAAGGCGCCGACGTATGGCCGATCACCTCTACCACCTTCATTCTGGTTCACAAAGAGCAGAGCAAGCCGGAGCAAGGCAGAGAAGTGCTGAAGTTCTTTGACTGGGCCTACAACAAGGGCGGCGATCAGGCGAAAGCGCTGGATTACGCCACCCTGCCGAAAGACGTTGTGGCGCAGGTGCGTGCGGCATGGAAAACCCAGATCAAAGACAGCAGCGGTAAAGCGCTGTACTGA